A genomic stretch from Pochonia chlamydosporia 170 chromosome 4, whole genome shotgun sequence includes:
- a CDS encoding mitochondrial NADH kinase POS5 (similar to Cordyceps militaris CM01 XP_006670138.1), whose translation MSRRRLLQAVVASTRQSRVQGRAQASRCPRRMVSRTSFSAFHRCFTTSTPLRSAEVHSVNDLPERTFPRYLQSTKPGSSLLSLHWPRPPRNLLLVQKLYSPEVTESVIKFAKHIRTDYPDVNLVVEPRIAAVIRNHLPFPIYVSDSRSNIADKIDVIATFGGDGTVLRAASLFKLHGSVPPILSFSMGTLGFLGEWDFGEHKKAWREMYMSGSDVASVQDAAVPIDNGRGGHLASSAPSDYAGWDRLRGKSLGINRASKILLRHRIKADIFDQTGDNINHSVSDTLASEHTSSIAGTKEPSPSLRAINEISVHRGSHPHLAVIDIYQNGHFLTETIADGILISTPTGSTAYSLSAGGPIVHPLVKSLLITPISPCSLSFRSLVLPLDTKVTLRMSPKNRGRELDLNIDGKRCAGVLPGSEIRVEGEFVGRAGPGEEWHGGVPCVIRTEDDDPWVGGLNGLLKFNHPFGREPPSDEFSD comes from the coding sequence ATGTCCAGGCGTAGACTATTGCAAGCAGTGGTCGCCTCCACTCGTCAGTCCAGAGTCCAAGGCAGAGCTCAAGCATCCCGATGCCCAAGACGGATGGTGTCACGAACGTCATTTTCCGCCTTCCATCGCTGCTTCACGACCAGCACTCCTCTGCGCAGCGCAGAAGTTCACAGCGTCAACGATCTCCCCGAACGAACCTTCCCACGATACCTCCAGAGCACGAAACCTGGCTCGTCACTTCTGTCCCTCCATTGGCCACGCCCACCTCGAAATCTGCTTCTCGTCCAGAAGCTTTACTCGCCCGAAGTAACCGAGTCTGTCATCAAATTTGCCAAACACATTCGTACCGATTACCCAGATGTAAACCTCGTCGTGGAGCCACGCATCGCTGCCGTTATTCGCAACCACCTCCCATTCCCCATCTACGTTTCTGACAGTCGCTCCAACATTGCGGATAAAATCGATGTCATTGCCACTTTCGGTGGAGATGGAACTGTGCTGCGAGCGGCAAGTTTATTCAAGCTCCATGGCTCGGTACCCCCCATTCTGTCGTTTAGCATGGGCACACTGGGGTTCCTCGGAGAATGGGACTTCGGCGAGCATAAGAAGGCGTGGAGGGAGATGTATATGAGCGGAAGCGACGTGGCCTCGGTGCAGGACGCTGCTGTTCCCATAGATAATGGGAGAGGCGGACATCTTGCGAGTAGTGCTCCTTCTGATTATGCTGGTTGGGACAGACTGCGTGGGAAGAGTCTCGGCATCAACAGGGCGTCCAAGATTTTGTTGCGACATCGCATCAAGGCTGATATTTTTGATCAAACTGGAGACAACATCAATCACTCCGTATCCGATACGCTCGCTAGCGAGCACACATCCAGCATAGCAGGAACTAAGGAACCCTCGCCATCTCTCCGTGCCATCAATGAGATATCTGTCCACAGAGGATCTCACCCACACTTAGCCGTCATCGATATATACCAAAATGGCCACTTTTTAACCGAAACAATCGCAGACGGTATTCTCATCAGTACACCAACAGGTTCGACCGCATATAGTCTCAGTGCGGGAGGACCCATTGTGCACCCGCTGGTCAAGTCTCTACTCATCACGCCCATCTCCCCTTGCAGTCTAAGCTTTAGATCATTGGTACTTCCCCTGGACACAAAGGTCACATTGCGTATGAGTCCAAAGAATAGGGGTCGGGAACTAGACCTAAACATTGATGGCAAGCGATGCGCCGGAGTCCTGCCGGGATCAGAGATTCGAGTAGAGGGCGAATTTGTGGGTAGAGCTGGCCCAGGGGAAGAATGGCATGGCGGCGTGCCCTGCGTAATTCGTACGGAGGACGACGATCCGTGGGTAGGCGGGCTGAATGGGCTTTTGAAATTTAATCATCCGTTTGGGAGGGAGCCACCAAGCGACGAATTCTCTGACTAG
- a CDS encoding acyltransferase (similar to Cordyceps militaris CM01 XP_006666963.1) encodes MPEIIENSSSESNIPAPGPVSILKNETQKSSDSPRIVHPSGRSGHGRGMQFLRGLAFTFYFTFCCLTIVVTQFIGAPLYFFNREWFYAFMAKTKQSFALTITVMTHIWGPATIRISGDESVAGQILPTANGGVEFKFPERMVMIANHQIYTDWLYLWWIGYANRPGMHGHIYIILKESLKYIPFIGTGMMFYGFIFMSRKMATDQPRLAYRLNKLKQKKVDPLGRSYFDPMWLLLFPEGTNLSRNGRRKSSQWAEKNSLKDPDHVMLPRSTGIFFCLKELKDSVEYVYDCTVAYEGIPRGKYGEEIFGLASTYFEGRPPKSVNLYWRRFRVADIPLDDQKEFDLWLRDQWYKKDALMEEYLNKGRFPPSPEGKVRYVETEVRTRFPWEILQIFTVVGITGLLWHNVRKLLHTVSAKVGFAV; translated from the exons ATGCCTGAGATCATAGAAAATAGCAGCTCAGAGAGCAATATCCCGGCTCCTGGACCTGTTTCTATCTTGAAGAATGAGACACAAAAGTCGTCCGACTCGCCGCGGATTGTCCACCCTTCCGGACGTAGTGGTCATGGCCGGGGTATGCAATTTCTGCGTGGCCTAGCGTTCACGTTCTACTTTACCTTTTGCTGTCTTAC GATTGTCGTGACTCAATTCATAGGCGCACCGTTGTACTTCTTCAACCGCGAGTGGTTTTATGCCTTCATGGCCAAGACAAAGCAGTCCTTTGCGCTTACCATTACCGTCATGACCCATATTTGGGGTCCTGCTACGATTCGTATTAGTGGTGATGAATCTGTAGCTGGACAGATTTTGCCTACCGCCAATGGTGGCGTCGAATTCAAGTTTCCAGAACGCATGGTCATGATTGCCAATCACCAG ATTTATACTGATTGGCTGTATTTGTGGTGGATCGGTTATGCAAATCGGCCAGGAATGCATGGTCACATCTACATCATCCTTAAGGAGTCTCTAAAGTACATTCCGTTCATAGGAACCGGCATGATGTTCTACGGATTCATCTTCATGTCCAGGAAGATGGCCACCGATCAGCCAAGACTGGCCTATCGATTGAACAAActcaagcagaagaaggttGACCCTCTGGGCAGGAGTTACTTTGACCCCATGTGGCTCCTTTTGTTCCCAGAAGGGACTAATCTTTCGAGAAATGGCCGGAGGAAGTCTTCTCAGTGGGCAGAGAAGAATAGCCTGAAGGATCCTGATCATGTCATGTTGCCCCGAAGCACTGGCATCTTTTTCTGCCTCAAAGAACTAAAAGATAGCGTGGAATATGTGTACGACTGTACCGTCGCGTACGAGGGAATACC CCGAGGAAAGTATGGAGAAGAAATATTTGGACTTGCGAGCACCTACTTTGAAGGACGACCCCCAAAGTCAGTCAACTTGTATTGGCGGCGATTCCGAGTAGCAGACATCCCCCTCGATGACCAAAAGGAGTTTGATCTTTGGCTCCGCGACCAGTGGTACAAGAAGGATGCCTTGATGGAGGAGTACCTTAACAAAGGACGCTTCCCACCTTCTCCCGAAGGCAAAGTCCGGTATGTTGAAACCGAGGTCCGGACTCGTTTTCCCTGGGAAATTTTGCAGATATTCACCGTTGTGGGTATCACTGGCCTACTGTGGCACAACGTGCGGAAGCTTCTGCATACAGTCTCAGCAAAGGTTGGATTTGCCGTGTAA